In the genome of Leucobacter luti, one region contains:
- a CDS encoding aldehyde dehydrogenase (NADP(+)) codes for MTESLSPELEAVVARAAAAAPAFAATAPESRARAIVAVADALEAHKNDLVQIGMRETGLTEVRLTGEVTRTAVQLRLFADTLVDGGYLDARIDPADTAFALGVRPDIRRTHLPVGPVINFSASNFPFAFSVMGGDSAAILAAGCPLIVKAHSGHPELSDATAAVAAAALHTAGMPEGTFQLIHGREAGVAVLQDRRIKAGAFTGSIAVGRLLADIAASRPAPIPFYGELGSVNPVFITADAVTERASEIATGFLTSVSGSAGQLCTKPGFVFVPAGTRLPAAIQEAAGELAEHRLLDPRIARSFDERRTEILAAPGVTALIPGGIRFDTDGHGWATPTVVAVSLDDFRANAAALVEEAFGPLSIIVETPADTDLAALMPEFYEGNLTGTLHHSTAEATGTTANAPELRALVAALAQQVGRVLFNGWSTGVAVTPAQQHGGPWPATTNDASTSVGTAAISRFMRPVAYQNAPQAFLPDALQDTNPAGIPQHISPAGESQSWGARWRSEA; via the coding sequence ATGACCGAGTCGCTTTCGCCCGAACTTGAGGCCGTTGTCGCGCGCGCCGCTGCCGCAGCACCCGCCTTCGCCGCTACCGCGCCGGAATCCCGCGCACGCGCCATCGTCGCAGTCGCCGATGCACTAGAAGCCCACAAGAACGACCTGGTGCAGATTGGGATGCGTGAAACCGGCCTCACCGAAGTGCGTCTCACTGGCGAAGTCACCCGCACCGCCGTCCAGCTCCGACTCTTCGCCGACACTCTCGTCGACGGCGGCTACCTCGACGCGCGAATTGACCCGGCAGACACCGCGTTCGCCCTCGGTGTCCGCCCAGATATCCGCCGCACCCATCTCCCCGTCGGACCCGTCATCAATTTCTCGGCCTCAAACTTCCCCTTCGCGTTCTCAGTCATGGGCGGCGACTCCGCCGCGATCCTCGCGGCTGGCTGCCCCCTCATCGTCAAGGCGCACTCCGGCCACCCCGAACTCTCCGACGCAACCGCCGCCGTCGCCGCTGCAGCGCTTCACACGGCTGGCATGCCCGAAGGCACGTTCCAACTCATCCACGGCCGTGAGGCTGGAGTTGCCGTACTGCAAGACCGCCGCATCAAAGCTGGTGCGTTCACGGGTTCGATTGCCGTTGGCCGTCTTCTCGCAGACATCGCAGCCTCCAGGCCAGCACCCATTCCGTTCTACGGTGAGCTCGGAAGCGTCAACCCGGTCTTCATCACCGCTGATGCCGTCACCGAACGCGCGAGCGAAATCGCGACCGGCTTCCTCACGAGCGTTTCCGGTTCCGCCGGACAGCTCTGCACCAAGCCGGGGTTCGTGTTCGTGCCGGCCGGCACACGGCTGCCTGCAGCAATCCAAGAAGCAGCCGGAGAGCTCGCCGAGCACCGACTCCTCGACCCCCGCATCGCTCGCAGCTTCGACGAGCGTCGGACCGAGATCCTCGCAGCCCCGGGCGTCACCGCACTTATTCCTGGCGGGATCCGATTCGACACCGACGGGCACGGGTGGGCCACCCCCACGGTGGTCGCCGTGTCCCTCGATGACTTCCGTGCGAACGCCGCGGCCCTCGTCGAAGAGGCCTTCGGCCCGCTCTCCATCATCGTCGAAACCCCCGCAGACACCGACCTCGCAGCACTCATGCCCGAGTTCTACGAAGGCAACCTCACCGGCACGCTCCATCACAGCACCGCAGAGGCCACCGGCACCACCGCCAACGCACCAGAGCTCCGCGCCCTCGTCGCAGCCCTCGCACAGCAGGTCGGTCGGGTACTCTTCAACGGCTGGTCCACCGGTGTCGCCGTCACCCCAGCACAGCAGCACGGCGGCCCCTGGCCCGCGACGACGAACGATGCCAGCACGTCAGTCGGCACTGCAGCGATCAGCCGCTTTATGCGACCCGTCGCCTACCAGAATGCCCCGCAGGCCTTCCTCCCCGATGCACTCCAAGACACCAACCCCGCAGGTATTCCCCAGCACATCTCGCCCGCGGGCGAATCGCAGAGCTGGGGAGCACGCTGGCGCTCGGAGGCGTGA
- a CDS encoding META domain-containing protein yields MKIQLRAAGALIATASVLGLAACSASASPVDTAAAVAGAWGAPAETKGEPSLEFTPTEGKAGGEYGGNDGCNVLGGSYTVKDDVIEFGVMRSTMMFCEGVDAWLSQAHTATMDGKTLTVLDEQGKQIGTLQRPAKAS; encoded by the coding sequence ATGAAGATTCAGCTACGCGCCGCCGGCGCACTCATCGCAACTGCCTCGGTGCTGGGGCTCGCCGCATGCTCGGCATCGGCGAGCCCGGTCGACACTGCGGCAGCAGTGGCTGGCGCATGGGGTGCTCCCGCTGAGACGAAAGGCGAGCCGTCACTCGAATTCACGCCAACGGAAGGCAAAGCCGGGGGTGAATACGGCGGGAACGACGGCTGCAACGTCCTCGGCGGAAGCTACACCGTGAAAGATGACGTCATCGAGTTCGGCGTCATGCGCTCCACGATGATGTTCTGCGAGGGCGTTGATGCCTGGCTGAGCCAGGCCCACACGGCCACCATGGACGGGAAAACGCTCACCGTGCTCGATGAGCAGGGCAAGCAGATCGGCACGCTGCAGCGCCCAGCAAAGGCGAGCTAG
- the purH gene encoding bifunctional phosphoribosylaminoimidazolecarboxamide formyltransferase/IMP cyclohydrolase: MAVQSHDPSLYEHRDQIPVRRALISVSDKTRLLDLAAALAAAGVEIVSTGSTASTIREAGHSVTDVADVTGFAEALDGRVKTLHPAVHSGLLADLRLADHRAQLDELGYAPFELVVVNLYPFEETVASGKPAADVIENVDIGGPAMVRATAKNHANAAIVVSPARYDQVIAAVTEGGTTLALRRSLATEAFVHTAQYDAAVANWFLDQEDLGWDGVEAQPAEEPEADDVDSIFAATEGYVGYEVFGLRESVLRYGENSHQRAALFTENEGAGIAQAGQLHGKEMSYNNYVDADAALRAAFDHERPAVAIIKHANPCGIAVAPEGAADPIAAAHQLAHACDPTSAFGGVIAANRVVTRAMAETVAEIFTEVVVAPGFEPEALAILSQKKNIRLLVLPTDFTPNPVELRQVSGGFLLQDADRAFAPASEWQLATGTAVDSETLAELEFAWRSCRAVKSNGIILTNGGASVGVGMGQVNRVDSCRLAVERAGERAAGAVAASDAFFPFADGLQVLLDAGVRAVVQPGGSVRDPEVIAAAEAAGVAMYFTGERHFFH, encoded by the coding sequence ATGGCAGTCCAGAGCCACGACCCCAGCCTGTACGAGCACCGCGACCAGATCCCGGTCCGCCGTGCGCTCATCTCGGTGAGTGATAAGACCCGGTTGCTCGACCTTGCTGCCGCGCTCGCTGCCGCAGGGGTGGAGATTGTTTCGACGGGCTCGACCGCGTCGACGATCCGTGAAGCAGGGCATTCCGTCACCGACGTGGCAGACGTCACCGGTTTCGCCGAGGCGCTTGACGGCCGTGTGAAGACGCTGCACCCCGCTGTGCACTCCGGACTGCTCGCGGATCTCCGTCTCGCTGATCACCGCGCGCAGCTCGACGAACTCGGCTATGCGCCATTCGAGCTCGTCGTGGTGAATCTGTACCCCTTTGAAGAGACGGTTGCATCGGGAAAGCCGGCGGCCGACGTCATCGAGAATGTTGATATCGGCGGGCCGGCAATGGTCCGCGCAACCGCGAAGAATCACGCAAACGCAGCAATTGTCGTCTCGCCAGCACGCTACGATCAGGTCATCGCCGCGGTGACCGAGGGTGGGACCACGCTGGCGCTGCGACGCTCGCTCGCGACCGAGGCATTCGTGCACACTGCCCAGTACGATGCGGCAGTGGCGAATTGGTTCCTCGATCAGGAGGACCTGGGCTGGGATGGCGTGGAAGCGCAGCCGGCCGAGGAACCGGAAGCTGACGACGTCGACAGCATCTTTGCAGCGACCGAGGGGTACGTCGGCTACGAGGTCTTCGGCCTGCGCGAATCTGTGCTGCGGTACGGGGAGAACAGCCATCAGCGCGCCGCGCTGTTCACCGAGAACGAAGGCGCGGGCATCGCGCAGGCTGGTCAGCTCCACGGCAAGGAAATGTCGTACAACAACTACGTTGACGCCGATGCCGCGCTGCGCGCCGCGTTCGATCACGAGCGGCCCGCCGTCGCGATCATCAAGCACGCAAACCCGTGCGGCATCGCGGTCGCACCGGAGGGCGCAGCTGATCCCATCGCTGCCGCTCACCAACTCGCGCACGCCTGCGACCCGACCTCCGCGTTCGGTGGCGTGATTGCGGCAAACCGCGTTGTGACGCGTGCGATGGCCGAGACGGTCGCCGAGATCTTTACCGAAGTTGTCGTCGCCCCGGGCTTCGAGCCAGAAGCGCTCGCGATTCTGAGCCAGAAGAAGAACATCCGTCTGCTGGTGCTGCCGACCGACTTCACGCCGAATCCGGTCGAGTTGCGCCAGGTCTCGGGTGGTTTCCTGCTGCAGGATGCGGATCGCGCCTTCGCTCCGGCCTCCGAGTGGCAGCTCGCAACTGGCACCGCCGTTGACTCCGAGACACTCGCGGAGCTCGAGTTCGCCTGGCGTTCCTGCCGCGCGGTGAAGTCGAACGGCATCATCTTGACGAATGGGGGAGCGTCGGTCGGAGTCGGCATGGGCCAGGTCAATCGGGTCGATTCGTGCAGGCTCGCAGTCGAGCGCGCTGGTGAGCGCGCTGCCGGGGCCGTCGCGGCATCTGACGCGTTCTTCCCGTTTGCGGACGGTCTGCAGGTGTTGCTTGACGCCGGCGTGCGCGCCGTGGTGCAGCCGGGCGGGTCCGTGCGCGACCCTGAGGTCATTGCCGCGGCCGAGGCTGCCGGGGTCGCCATGTACTTCACGGGCGAGCGCCATTTCTTCCATTAG
- the purN gene encoding phosphoribosylglycinamide formyltransferase → MLKLAVLISGGGSNLKALLDAAADPDFPAQIVCVGSDTEAPGLAYATAAGIPTFVVRPSDYDSREEWGQVLAAAIQEHGIGTGPHPGLVVSAGLMRILPAGFVRSFSPDLINTHPALLPAFPGAHAVRDALAAGATETGVTVHVIDEGVDTGPVLRQVAVPVLPGDTEDALHERIKREERPLLVQTVRDIARGELSLDAATSRS, encoded by the coding sequence GTGCTGAAACTCGCAGTTCTGATCTCCGGTGGCGGCAGCAACCTCAAAGCGCTGCTCGATGCAGCAGCTGACCCGGATTTTCCGGCGCAGATTGTGTGCGTCGGATCGGACACCGAAGCGCCTGGCTTGGCTTACGCAACAGCGGCGGGGATCCCGACGTTTGTGGTGCGCCCGAGCGACTACGATTCCCGAGAGGAGTGGGGTCAAGTGCTCGCGGCAGCGATTCAGGAGCACGGGATCGGGACCGGTCCGCACCCCGGGCTCGTGGTGTCTGCTGGCCTGATGCGAATTCTGCCTGCGGGATTCGTGCGGTCGTTCTCGCCTGACCTCATCAATACACATCCAGCGTTGCTGCCGGCCTTCCCGGGAGCCCACGCGGTGCGCGATGCGCTTGCCGCCGGCGCTACCGAGACCGGTGTGACCGTGCACGTGATCGACGAGGGCGTCGATACCGGGCCGGTGCTGCGCCAGGTCGCCGTCCCAGTGCTCCCCGGTGACACCGAGGACGCGCTGCACGAGCGCATCAAGCGTGAGGAGCGTCCGCTCCTCGTCCAAACGGTCCGCGATATCGCACGCGGCGAGCTCTCACTCGACGCTGCGACTTCGCGCTCCTAG
- a CDS encoding iron ABC transporter permease, which translates to MRGGRRGSGPWAVAAWTLAITLPLAFLALFFLWPVVSLIATGFVADGRLDLSGIPEVFGSARTWHVIGQTLAQASLATVLSVALGVPAAFVLYRLDFPGRTVLQGLMTIPFVLPTVVVGVAFSAVLGPGGPLAALGLERSLTAVIVALAFFNVTVVARTVGTFWARLDESASHAAQVMGASPVRAWLTVTLPALGPALASAAALVFLFCSTSFGIVLILGGREFANVETEIYRMTVQFLDLRGAAVLSLAQFALVAAVLVVSARLRSAGERAVQLLPDGRSLRRPTLRDVPVLAVFAATIVLLHAAPILTLAARSLRDSSGEWSVANYVALVQPPQEFPLSGSVLSAIWLSCRIAFVAALIAMVLGILIALVLSRRPASATARRGQSLFDALVMLPLGVSAVTLGFGLLLTMHRPLGIGLDLRTSAALIPIAQALVALPLVVRILLPVLRGIDPYLRFAATTLGAAPLVVLRTIDLPLLGRSAGLALGFAFAASLGEFGATSFLVRPGEQTLPVAVAELISHQAPGAYGAGLAGAVVLGMVTAGAMLIAERLRIDRSALGSRASGSWAGSRAEW; encoded by the coding sequence GTGCGCGGGGGGCGGCGCGGAAGCGGGCCATGGGCCGTTGCGGCCTGGACCCTGGCGATCACGCTGCCCCTTGCGTTCCTCGCACTCTTCTTCCTCTGGCCGGTGGTGTCGCTGATTGCGACCGGCTTTGTGGCAGATGGCCGCCTCGATCTGAGCGGGATTCCTGAGGTATTCGGATCAGCACGCACCTGGCACGTCATCGGCCAGACGCTCGCGCAGGCCAGCCTCGCGACCGTGCTGTCGGTCGCACTCGGAGTCCCCGCCGCCTTCGTGCTCTACCGGCTTGATTTCCCCGGGCGCACGGTGCTGCAGGGGCTGATGACGATCCCGTTCGTACTCCCCACAGTGGTCGTCGGTGTCGCGTTCTCGGCCGTGCTCGGACCAGGAGGTCCGCTCGCTGCGCTCGGGCTCGAGCGGAGCCTCACCGCGGTGATCGTCGCGCTCGCCTTCTTCAACGTCACAGTGGTTGCACGCACCGTCGGGACATTCTGGGCGCGGCTTGACGAGAGTGCGAGCCATGCCGCGCAGGTGATGGGTGCGAGCCCGGTGCGAGCCTGGCTCACCGTGACGCTCCCGGCGCTCGGACCCGCCCTGGCTTCGGCCGCGGCTCTCGTGTTCCTCTTCTGCTCCACCTCGTTTGGGATCGTCTTGATCCTTGGCGGCCGCGAATTTGCGAATGTCGAGACTGAGATTTACCGCATGACCGTCCAGTTCCTCGACCTGCGCGGAGCCGCGGTGCTCTCGCTCGCCCAGTTTGCGCTCGTTGCCGCGGTGCTCGTTGTCTCGGCCCGCCTGCGCAGCGCGGGTGAGCGGGCAGTGCAACTGTTGCCGGATGGGCGCTCCCTCCGGAGGCCAACGCTCCGGGATGTCCCGGTGCTCGCCGTGTTCGCCGCGACAATTGTGCTTCTGCACGCCGCTCCGATCCTCACCCTGGCCGCCCGCTCACTTCGAGACAGCTCAGGGGAGTGGTCCGTCGCCAACTACGTCGCGCTCGTGCAGCCGCCGCAGGAGTTCCCACTCTCGGGCTCGGTGCTGAGTGCGATCTGGCTGTCGTGTCGGATCGCGTTCGTCGCAGCGCTGATCGCGATGGTGCTCGGCATCCTCATCGCTCTCGTGCTGTCCCGGCGCCCTGCCTCGGCGACTGCCCGACGCGGGCAAAGTCTGTTCGACGCGCTCGTCATGCTGCCACTCGGCGTCTCAGCGGTCACGCTTGGCTTCGGACTGCTTCTCACGATGCACCGACCGCTGGGGATCGGGCTCGACTTGCGCACGTCCGCCGCCCTGATCCCCATCGCCCAGGCACTCGTTGCGCTGCCGCTCGTGGTGCGGATTCTGCTTCCTGTGCTGCGCGGGATCGACCCGTATCTCCGATTCGCAGCAACGACTCTCGGTGCGGCTCCGCTGGTGGTCTTGCGCACGATCGACCTGCCGCTGCTGGGACGATCCGCTGGGCTCGCGCTCGGGTTCGCCTTCGCCGCCTCGCTCGGTGAGTTTGGCGCAACCTCGTTCTTGGTGCGGCCTGGTGAGCAAACGCTGCCGGTGGCCGTAGCCGAACTGATCAGTCATCAGGCTCCTGGCGCCTACGGTGCGGGACTCGCGGGCGCGGTTGTGCTGGGGATGGTTACGGCCGGCGCTATGCTGATCGCCGAGCGGCTCCGAATTGACCGCTCAGCTTTGGGGAGTCGCGCGAGCGGCAGCTGGGCCGGTTCAAGAGCGGAGTGGTGA
- a CDS encoding thiamine ABC transporter substrate binding subunit encodes MMHTHAHPAARRATRTALPVLGTALALALAGCAPAASHDNGAGEGDPKTVTLAVHSSFPNEEFAKAASAATGYEVSVIAAGDGGELTNKLVLTKGAPIADAFFGVDTIFASRLVANEVVEPYRPAGLAESFEDLAILPEESSGAADSSVPFALTPVDQGATCINIDPAWFAEQGLTEPQSYDDLTKPEYRDLTVLLDPTASSTGASFLVGTVAKFGEDGFADYWQALMDNGARIEQGWSDAYNGQFTQGGGEGTKPIVVSYGSSPAFTVSEDGAATTSKALLDTCSNQVEYAGVLAGAANPEGAQAVVDYLVSSEFQATIPDTMYMYPVTSDVELPETWARFAPVPSETQLNDLPSADIEAGREGWLKTLSEQIGL; translated from the coding sequence ATGATGCATACTCACGCCCACCCGGCTGCCCGGCGCGCGACGCGAACCGCGCTCCCCGTGCTCGGCACGGCACTCGCACTTGCCCTCGCCGGCTGTGCACCGGCCGCTTCTCACGACAACGGTGCTGGGGAGGGTGACCCGAAGACGGTCACCCTTGCAGTGCATTCCTCGTTCCCGAACGAGGAATTCGCGAAGGCGGCCAGCGCAGCCACCGGCTACGAAGTGTCGGTCATCGCAGCCGGTGACGGCGGCGAACTCACGAATAAGCTCGTGCTCACGAAGGGGGCGCCGATCGCGGATGCGTTCTTCGGTGTCGACACGATCTTCGCCTCACGCCTCGTGGCAAACGAGGTGGTGGAGCCCTACCGCCCCGCAGGGCTCGCTGAGAGCTTTGAAGATCTCGCGATCCTGCCGGAGGAGAGCTCTGGCGCCGCGGATTCGTCCGTCCCCTTCGCGCTCACCCCGGTGGATCAGGGCGCAACTTGCATCAACATCGATCCCGCATGGTTCGCGGAGCAAGGGCTCACCGAGCCCCAAAGCTATGACGACCTCACGAAGCCGGAATACCGTGATTTGACGGTGCTGCTTGACCCGACCGCATCGTCAACAGGCGCATCGTTCCTCGTGGGCACCGTGGCGAAGTTCGGTGAGGACGGCTTCGCCGACTACTGGCAGGCGCTGATGGACAACGGTGCACGGATCGAGCAGGGCTGGAGCGACGCGTACAACGGCCAGTTCACTCAGGGCGGCGGCGAAGGCACAAAACCGATCGTCGTTTCCTACGGATCCTCGCCAGCGTTCACGGTGAGCGAAGACGGCGCAGCGACCACTTCGAAGGCGCTCCTCGACACCTGTTCGAATCAGGTCGAATACGCTGGCGTGCTCGCCGGCGCAGCAAATCCCGAGGGCGCGCAGGCTGTCGTAGATTACCTCGTGTCGAGCGAGTTCCAGGCTACGATCCCGGACACGATGTACATGTACCCAGTCACTAGCGATGTCGAATTGCCCGAAACCTGGGCACGCTTCGCCCCGGTGCCGAGTGAAACGCAGCTCAATGACCTCCCGAGCGCTGATATCGAGGCTGGCCGCGAGGGCTGGCTGAAGACGCTGAGCGAGCAGATCGGACTCTAG